AACGAATCAATGGATTACGTTCCCGAAAATCCCGCGATAAATGAGTATTTCGTGATAGCCTGACGATCATGAACACTCTTATCATCGCACTTCGAGTAcatagaaaattcatttctgtCCTGACAAATGCCAGTTTTTCCAATGAGATTCATAGCCTCGCACTTGCTTCCATTTGACACTGGTGAAACGGGCTCTGACTTTGAAGTAGTTACCGACGTTGTGAGGGGTGTTGCTGTAAAAGTTGGATTATTAGGGGTTGGAGAATTGCCCGGGGCTGTTGTAACATTAGCTCCAGCATCACCAGGTGAATCCCCTTTAACTCCTCCCTGTTGATGTCCATGAACACTCTGATGTATACTTGGTACACTACTTGAGTTGTACTGGTGTGACTCCACTATAACACTCGTGTAAATTGGACTTTCCACGTGTCGTAAATCCACAACATGATGATGACTCGTTCCAGCTGTTGGTGAGTATGTCTGATGGGGATGATGAGGGTGATGATTTTGCATCGTCGAGTTAGCACCGTTACCAACAAAGCACGAGTTATTGTTATCATTGAATGCACAACTTGGATGAACATAGCTAACGGCTGTGTCGGCGTAGCCTTCTGAAGGTGATGAGTGATCGTCCAGCATTTGATGACAATGATGAAGATGATTGTTGTGAGGGACGTTTGGTTGGTAGGGGCTGTTGTTGGTGAGGGGACTTGACAAGTGTCCACAGTTTTCAGGGACGTCGTAGCTACCGCAGGAACTCGAGGGGGATGAGTAGGGGGGCTTTTTCTGCTGGTGATGATGCTGGGGGCTGTTTGGGTGTTGCTGGGCTTGGGGTTGTTGGATGTTCTGATTGTTATGATGCAACAAGTGGGGCTGAGGTCCTGCGTGACCATCGGGGGTCATTgctgaaaaaatcatcagacGGTGGAATTAATTTGGCGTAATCATTGGGGTACGAGAATGGGGGGTGATGATTGGTGAAGAATTATGGAATTGGGGAGATAGTTTGAAATTATGGGTAGGTAGACATAATGAAAGGTAAATTTGATTGTTTATTCATATCCAAATCCATTGGTTGTACGAGGagcaaatatttatattctttTGCCATTTATGCCaccaaaaaatgtcttttttACGTGTCAGAAAACCTAAAAATCCCTCCCAAGAActaattaaataacaaaaatatacTACGGCCTTTAAGGATGTTTTACTTCCTGTTGGCcaaaattcacgtttttttcttcctttttcCAGCAAATGTGCGAGGGaattgacgtaaaaaaatgtaaagttTTTGCGTTTTTTCATAACTGAAAGGCTTACAAACTTCTAAAGTAATGCGATAATTTTCCTGCATTTTttctacataaaaaaatcccaagaataaaaaataaggataaaaactaaaataaaaattcaatcagtGATTGAATGAGAAGAAAGTGGGGCATTGTATCATTGTCAGTGTGAATGACACAATTAATGGATTTATTaaagaattgattttttttctaaactcACCAGCATATTGATAAAAAAGTTCCAgtggataataattattggtaTCCTCGTGAATGCTGCCTCCACCCCCTGGACCAGACCCTTGATGTGGAGTATTTTGAGCCGTCGGATAACTCGGCTGATAATGATTCATATGTCCTGATGACATATATTCACCCGAGTTGGAATACGCTGTCTCAGCAAAATCAACTACCTGAGGTTCACTAGTTCGCTGAAGATACGGTGGACTTGGACTGCATTGTGATTCTTCAACGGCCATATCACGAGATATACCGCAGTTTGATGACAAAGGAGCTGATGGTTGATTTCCAGGTATTGTTGATGCTTTCTGTTCTGAGTTTAGAACTAAGTGTTCTGCTTCCTTATCGGATAGTACGTAGTTAACAGATACTATACATTGGGGTCTTGAACTCCTGGAGTTGTTAACGATTGTCACATAGGATTGCATCCATACCCAGCCACCGGATTTCGTTAGAAATCTGTAGTATTTTGTTGTTACTTGACTCTTCAGTAATACTGCaatcagagaaaaataattgaatttgagGTTTTTAactcaaattaaatttcaattaaaatgcaGATTTTAATGCACTATTTACAGTTTcaatacactgagagaaaaatatcgtacaTTTTATGGAGCACATATATTGTTAGATGCGTATTCTTTCgtataaaaatagaattctagtgtttcaacattttaatACAACGAAATATTTCGTTGAAAATGGATCATTATACCATTTAACATATCTTATTGTATGTGATTCCATTGCTATCGcctacaataaattttcagatcaacaaaagAAGATATATTCAACTAACtattaatattcaattgaaatatgCAGCGAATACGAATCAATATACGGTAGATTTCGAAGAGccattcatttgaaaatcttGTGACACAGCCATTGCCGATTTTACGGAAGTTTTTCAGTGATTTCGTGATTTGAATTGATTTCAAATTTGTGATTGTCAAAGGAAGAATTGTTGAAGGACTTTAATTAATAAGTAGAAGAaatagaattatttaatttaaggCATCTGTTGCAATTGTTATATCATGACATGCCACAAATGAGTTGAAAATAGTATATTGTCCTTctagaaaaaataaaggatTTTCTGACTGATTACAAGTGATAAtcacataaattaaaaaatactttacTGTTTGGGGGCGGATGATATTTCAGTCTTTTAGGGACTGAAAAGTGCGATTTGAACGTTGCTTTGCGCGATTAAATGGAACTTATCAGTGCTCAGGGCAATAAAATGACGTCTTTTTTGGTATAATATTCGAATAAGATTCGTTAGTTTCCAATTACACGATTTCGTGCGATGTGATAAATTGCAAATGATCCCGTGATTTCACTGGATTTCTAGCGATTTCAGTCTCAAGGGGCGCAGTGATTTAACAAATGAATGTCCCCTCGGTAGATTTGAGCTCTCATTTGATCGAAGCATAAGATTCATGATTCAAGCTCTCAGAATCATTGATGGAGTCATACAATTTAATTACGCAGTTCCCTAAAAGTGCCGACATATTTCATGACATGAATGAATTATTCTTTCTgtgtaaaaatgagaaatcgtCACCCACACATGCTCcaatatttcattcaaattcaCTCCACAGCTAACCCATTCGGTTCTGCTTGAATTAACACAATTTGAgacaattttaattgacaatataaattgaattaataaatcaattaattaaattaactcATTCCCAGTGTAAATGAACGTTGTGTCAAAGCCTCTGCAACATTTCATAAGATTTGACCCCCAAGTTctattttgtaaattatgtAGTTACTATTTTAAgtttttacaaataaaaaaccCGGAAATTGAGCGGTCCAATGGCCTCTCTAACATCAAAAATCAACGAATTTAAACCAGAAACATTTCAATTCCCTGCGTTTTCCAATTAACAAATAAACTATTCTCACAACAGatatgataaaaattctcaattgttTACCCCACCATAATCAAACGATCGACACCAACAAACAGAAAttgaatacgaaaaaaataaaaaaaacatatctaTAGTATTCCGGATATGGAAAAAGCACGTGCAGGACATTACGACGGATTTGTTCACGGAAGAGCTACAGGGGTggccgagagagagagagtgagcgGACCAAGGGGTTGGAAGGGGATGAAAATGGTTGAGGGATGGAGGGGGGTGAAGTGAGAGCTCGACCGATTAACGCTCGTCAAACTGCGGGTCTGTTCAAACAACGATAGCGCTAACCGCATTTCAGTTTTCTCTTTTATGCTCTATGTactgaatattaaattatgaaaCTTTACTACATGAGCTGTATTCAGATGTATAAACGACGTGATtgcattaattttgttttaaaaaatgaattaatcaatGCGTTTCACTTACGTATCTGATGTGACTCTCGAAGGTGCCAAACATCGCATCCATGAACGTAATGGTACAGTGTTTTTTCGCTCAAATCCTGGGGGTCATAGCCCGTAAGGTCTTTCACACTGAAATCAGATATGGTCTTTatttagtcattttttttctgtcattcCAATTTTCCTTTTTGTTTTCTGACGATGCAATACATATAACGAAGCACATGACGCAGTTCCCAATGAATATCGTTTTCATTTCAACGCCACCGGGACCGATTTATTTACTCTGAGtgttgatgaaataaaaaaaaagaaaaaaaaattgtaataatacGGAGTGGGTGGATATTGAAGTGGGTAACTTGAAACGTATTTTAATGGCTGTCCATCAAGATTTTCCCCATTGAAATTTACGTGGTGTAATTGGAGATCggtaataaacaaaaaaagctATCGCGGTGGATTTCACCCTCAGTTATGTATGAGGCATTCCACGGAGTTATgtaaagaattaattttgtcaagagaattTCAGTTGGAGGAACTGTCAATAGGTGAAACACCTTTGGTCGTCTTTGAGGTGGATTTGAGgggtaaaaattgaattttctgagAATTGAAGTGCCAGAGTTGTATTTATTGGGACAACGAGAGACATTATTCTTGTGATTAGAGTAGTTGGACTATTTTACTCGACTAAAGTAGCTTATCGCAAATATGGGTGCACCATTTTTACACATGCAGCGAACATGAACTCTTTTTAGCACCACGAAAAATATGATGTGAGATGCTGTTAACAAGGAAAACTTGTCTCAGTCTCAAAAAAGACAATATTTGCATTCCATTATgattatttacatttattttaaaaacgcGAGAGCCTTCATAGGCCAAAgttgagaaatgaaattaaaatatattagaattattaaattaaaatatattagcTTTTTGTACTAGTTTTTAAGTTTGTGAATAATATACATATTGATTGTTTCTTTCTAACAATAAAACGTGgttaaacaaaaacaaatctaAAGTAGCTCGAGCTTAGTATTTTCGTTTAACGCACCTAACATCGAGAAATATGAGTTTGAGATCCAACGATGCACGGAACATGAACATATTGTGATGAAGTTTTATCTCCGTTATTGCTGAGGGTGGAAGGGAGTGACCTACGGCAACCAGACCGATTGTTTGGTACTCCTCGTAGGAAGGGCCACGGGCTATGACTTTTAAATATCCAGAACAGTGAATCACCTGaggaagagaagaaaattagTGGCGAAGAAGTAAAATGTATCGTAAATAAATATCTGtttctatttaattttacGTCCCGGTTTTGATTCAGTTTTTAAAATTCGTATTCTAGCCAAGGACTAGATATAATACTAGCTAGGTTGTTAATCCGATGTTGTTTCCTCGAGAGATCGTTCTAGAGTGTCCCTAGCCCTTGGTTCGTCCCGGGTAAGAGGTCTGCCCCAAAGAAAAAGCCCTTTTGCCTATTGGCAAATGCGTATGGATTGGTCCATACGTTGACTGTTTATGTCATACACAGCTCGAGTGGTTCCGTTATTCCCTGGCACGTTTACAACTGGGCGATTGTTGGAGTTAATGTCAAAGATATTTCTAACAAATGGACACATTTCTTCACATGTTGCACTGAGACTTTTGATTTAAATAcatagtatttttcaataataccCACGGAATAAGTTGTTGACGATAGGAAAgacacagagaaaaatataattttgctaatGATATTTGTTTTGAACAAGCAAATGCCCAAAATTTCGATTGAAAAATCCGCTGTAAATTATTGCCAGAAGAAcatttaattggcaaaattatatttttgtctCAGTGTATCCGGTGACTTTTAATGAATTGTGTAATTAAACTGGACTCCAAACAGGAACCTCATGATTCGATCGCGTGGGGATTCAAATCTATCGTATATTTCTTTGgattccctgaatatttcatcccATTGAAATAGTTATCTGAATGTATCGCATACCATCGATCTGAAAGTTTATTGTAGGTGACATCAACGGAATCGCgtgcaataataaattttcgattgaataataattcatttttacacAAATATATCATTATCTTCGCTCTCTAATGAACCCACAGGTAAAATTAAGATTTCAAATGTTGAAACAATGGGATTCCATTTTTATACGACGGAACATTTATCCAACAGAACGTTTTCTGTAAAATCTATAATATTGTTCTCTGAGTGCATATTATAACGAATGgacgatttttaatgaaaaatcaatgcaGTTGGGCTGACACTTTTGTTCAGTTGCAATTATTTCCTGGGAATTCCTATAAATTTCTCTAAGATACATTCGCACACTTCGAACTTCTCAAAAGAGCTCAGCAACAGAGTTGTCAAATGACGATTTAGAAAAacagattttattaattttggacACACAAATGggtgatttttaataaaaaaaaaatcaaatcagtCAAGTTAGAACTTTTCTTCAgttacaattattttctaGGAATTCCTTTAAGACAAATCCACGCACTTCGAACTCCTCAAAAGAGCTCAGTAACGGGATCGTCAATTGGCGATTTTCTACAaaacattttattcattttgggCCGTCATGATCAATCGAATGAACTCGATACTAAATCACTAAAGTATAATCATTCTTCCTCGGCGTGAATATTCATATAGTTCTCTCTTCCCTCCGACGAATgcgaattgcaaaaaaaaaattctgcatttttcattaacgAGTTCCATAGagttaataatttcattacgATCCCGTGAAAATGCGAGGCTGCGAAAAAGTCCTTGAAAATTAGCAATTTCTATGAACAAAGGGGAAACAACAAGACGCGTAATTGGAAGAAGGGGATAAAAGCCAGTAACTAACACCACCCGATAATTTGCATGTGCATCTGCATCACAGATACGTGAAGATTTCAACCTCGTACGCCTCATATTACCTCCAATGCATTTCTCTCTGCACATACCGTATCATAAAAACAACTGAAGCAAGTGGCacttgacaataaaaaaaaaattatccattcCCAGGGTGCACTCGTATGACGACAAATATGGAATTAATTTGTTAGGCAGATTTATTCCCCGACAATATCTGTGAAGTGTTAAATCTGACGCACGTTGAGCCACAAAGACATTTGACTATTCCAAATCATTCGtatgaatttaattcaattggcCATAGAATTGGATCACTACAGATACAAAAAGCTTGAGCATATGTTCTGCAATTTGGCTCAGTAAACACTTGTCCCCTCTCCCCACCCTCAATCACCCCATCCTTAATGACACGTAAtttaccccctccccctaccGCTCACCCCAATTTTATTGCTACATTTTTTCCCGAAATCGGTAACGAGAAACGAGGGAAAGGGAGTGAGAGATTTTGGGGAACAAAAAGGGGATAAAAGTGATTTCTTACCTTCCATCCTGATGTTACTAATCCAGCATTTCTCTTAGCTAAAACGCACTTCATTCTGAGGAAGAAGGCACGCTCAAGCTCGATGTTACCCCGTGCATTTGGCGGGGGAAAGGCACGTCCTGAACCGGGCAGGGGTAAACTCAATACATCGAGCATCTCGTTGTGATCAATCGGGTGAATGTACTCGAATATACTGTTTCCAGTTAATTCAACTTGTGAAAGACCCAGGTGAACACTTGCTGTTTCACTTATGTACATTATTTTGCCGTCTGGTGCAACAACGAAAATAAATCCATCGAGAGTCTGAAAATTGTGGAGaggaatatgatttttttttgtcctggAGTATCTAATGGGATAATTGATAGGTTGATGTTTCACCTACTTGGAGGAGGTAAGATCCCAGTTCTTTTATGGCAGCGTCTCGAGGATCGTTGATTGTTGGCGTTGGAGCTCCCCATTCTGTTCCTAAACCTGTCGAAATTCGTTAGAAAATTGTGTATCAACCCCTCAAACTGTCAGTGTGGTTACGAACAGAAAACTATACATAATGTTTTAGGTCAATGCCCTCCAGAGGGTGAAGCGTGGGACCAAATTACATTCCGTCACTTTTTGAATTAAAGCCCGGGTGgaattgtttgaaaattgaCACATAACCTCAAATTACTGTCACAGATTGCagccaaaataattatttaatgcacagacagaaattttggataaaaaataaacttctagaGGGCGTAACGTAGGAGCAAATGACAGTGAACCACTTTTTAGCTCAAGTTCtgctggaaaaattagacttgagaggctaatttttgtgattaaaCTAATCctcgtccctcgtttcgccCTCTGGAGGACTAATTTTTATCTGCAATTTCTTTCTTTGTAGTTATCAAATCCAATAACCGCACTCTGTTTATTATTTCCGTAGCCTGGTAATTACATGTGATTCTAATGAAACCATTTTTTcagcaatttatttatgatggTGACCTGTGATCACGTGACCCTCTTCAACCGAACCGTAACGTTTGTCGGAAAAAATAGACATGGAGTTGGAATTATAGCGATAAAATTAACCATCGTCCCCCGTTTCGCCCTCTGCATTTCTAATTgtaatccaaaatttattttcgttattttcCTCGGGTATTTATTCTCCCTTCCAAATTACAAAACttctacgtaatttttactcaatatTTCTTTCCCCATTATCCGTAATTTTAATCGAACCTTCTCCCCTCATCCCTGATAAATAACGAACCGCCGACAGTGTGCCGAGGTTCGGCCAATGTTGGCCCAtcctcggccgactgtcggcgatACCTCAGTTCGTACTAGCGATGAATTCTCTGATTCCCAAATGCTTTCTT
The DNA window shown above is from Diachasmimorpha longicaudata isolate KC_UGA_2023 chromosome 7, iyDiaLong2, whole genome shotgun sequence and carries:
- the LOC135164721 gene encoding single-minded homolog 2 isoform X1, whose protein sequence is MAPMIERHGRIGSNIVLGSDPYVASWRQKQALQKKTVRLVEGHCGPSDTVDLHYPRHLDHQNNNKNYHLNNNNEDHSLNSHNCLGTQPQGGVMKEKSKNAARSRREKENTEFQELAKLLPLPAATTSQLDKASVIRLTTSYLKMRAVFPNGLGTEWGAPTPTINDPRDAAIKELGSYLLQTLDGFIFVVAPDGKIMYISETASVHLGLSQVELTGNSIFEYIHPIDHNEMLDVLSLPLPGSGRAFPPPNARGNIELERAFFLRMKCVLAKRNAGLVTSGWKVIHCSGYLKVIARGPSYEEYQTIGLVAVGHSLPPSAITEIKLHHNMFMFRASLDLKLIFLDVSVKDLTGYDPQDLSEKTLYHYVHGCDVWHLRESHQILLLKSQVTTKYYRFLTKSGGWVWMQSYVTIVNNSRSSRPQCIVSVNYVLSDKEAEHLVLNSEQKASTIPGNQPSAPLSSNCGISRDMAVEESQCSPSPPYLQRTSEPQVVDFAETAYSNSGEYMSSGHMNHYQPSYPTAQNTPHQGSGPGGGGSIHEDTNNYYPLELFYQYAAMTPDGHAGPQPHLLHHNNQNIQQPQAQQHPNSPQHHHQQKKPPYSSPSSSCGSYDVPENCGHLSSPLTNNSPYQPNVPHNNHLHHCHQMLDDHSSPSEGYADTAVSYVHPSCAFNDNNNSCFVGNGANSTMQNHHPHHPHQTYSPTAGTSHHHVVDLRHVESPIYTSVIVESHQYNSSSVPSIHQSVHGHQQGGVKGDSPGDAGANVTTAPGNSPTPNNPTFTATPLTTSVTTSKSEPVSPVSNGSKCEAMNLIGKTGICQDRNEFSMYSKCDDKSVHDRQAITKYSFIAGFSGT
- the LOC135164721 gene encoding single-minded homolog 2 isoform X2, whose protein sequence is MYTVINITLGHCGPSDTVDLHYPRHLDHQNNNKNYHLNNNNEDHSLNSHNCLGTQPQGGVMKEKSKNAARSRREKENTEFQELAKLLPLPAATTSQLDKASVIRLTTSYLKMRAVFPNGLGTEWGAPTPTINDPRDAAIKELGSYLLQTLDGFIFVVAPDGKIMYISETASVHLGLSQVELTGNSIFEYIHPIDHNEMLDVLSLPLPGSGRAFPPPNARGNIELERAFFLRMKCVLAKRNAGLVTSGWKVIHCSGYLKVIARGPSYEEYQTIGLVAVGHSLPPSAITEIKLHHNMFMFRASLDLKLIFLDVSVKDLTGYDPQDLSEKTLYHYVHGCDVWHLRESHQILLLKSQVTTKYYRFLTKSGGWVWMQSYVTIVNNSRSSRPQCIVSVNYVLSDKEAEHLVLNSEQKASTIPGNQPSAPLSSNCGISRDMAVEESQCSPSPPYLQRTSEPQVVDFAETAYSNSGEYMSSGHMNHYQPSYPTAQNTPHQGSGPGGGGSIHEDTNNYYPLELFYQYAAMTPDGHAGPQPHLLHHNNQNIQQPQAQQHPNSPQHHHQQKKPPYSSPSSSCGSYDVPENCGHLSSPLTNNSPYQPNVPHNNHLHHCHQMLDDHSSPSEGYADTAVSYVHPSCAFNDNNNSCFVGNGANSTMQNHHPHHPHQTYSPTAGTSHHHVVDLRHVESPIYTSVIVESHQYNSSSVPSIHQSVHGHQQGGVKGDSPGDAGANVTTAPGNSPTPNNPTFTATPLTTSVTTSKSEPVSPVSNGSKCEAMNLIGKTGICQDRNEFSMYSKCDDKSVHDRQAITKYSFIAGFSGT
- the LOC135164721 gene encoding single-minded homolog 2 isoform X3 — translated: MKEKSKNAARSRREKENTEFQELAKLLPLPAATTSQLDKASVIRLTTSYLKMRAVFPNGLGTEWGAPTPTINDPRDAAIKELGSYLLQTLDGFIFVVAPDGKIMYISETASVHLGLSQVELTGNSIFEYIHPIDHNEMLDVLSLPLPGSGRAFPPPNARGNIELERAFFLRMKCVLAKRNAGLVTSGWKVIHCSGYLKVIARGPSYEEYQTIGLVAVGHSLPPSAITEIKLHHNMFMFRASLDLKLIFLDVSVKDLTGYDPQDLSEKTLYHYVHGCDVWHLRESHQILLLKSQVTTKYYRFLTKSGGWVWMQSYVTIVNNSRSSRPQCIVSVNYVLSDKEAEHLVLNSEQKASTIPGNQPSAPLSSNCGISRDMAVEESQCSPSPPYLQRTSEPQVVDFAETAYSNSGEYMSSGHMNHYQPSYPTAQNTPHQGSGPGGGGSIHEDTNNYYPLELFYQYAAMTPDGHAGPQPHLLHHNNQNIQQPQAQQHPNSPQHHHQQKKPPYSSPSSSCGSYDVPENCGHLSSPLTNNSPYQPNVPHNNHLHHCHQMLDDHSSPSEGYADTAVSYVHPSCAFNDNNNSCFVGNGANSTMQNHHPHHPHQTYSPTAGTSHHHVVDLRHVESPIYTSVIVESHQYNSSSVPSIHQSVHGHQQGGVKGDSPGDAGANVTTAPGNSPTPNNPTFTATPLTTSVTTSKSEPVSPVSNGSKCEAMNLIGKTGICQDRNEFSMYSKCDDKSVHDRQAITKYSFIAGFSGT